The genomic stretch AAATATGTGAAAGCAAGATTACGAAGAATATTAAAACATTATAATTTTAATATGAATAAAAAACCAAGAAAGCCTGGAACGGGTAGGTCAAGAAAAGCGAAAGAACAAGATATAAATTGAGACATTTTTACACGAGAAGATTTAATTGAAATTGCAAAAAGATATAGAGAAATTACAAAAGATAAATTTAAAACAGAAAAAGTTCAAGAGGCATCACATATTAATATGGCTTCGTATAAACTTGCTATTTTGTTGTATCTTTGTAGACAAACAATATCCAAACATAAAAGAAATAATTTTGCTCCTAGAATTAAATCCAGAAAAATAAAGTACCAAGACTTGATTATTGATTCATTTAAACAAAATAGGTCTAAATATGGTAGACAAAAATTAAAATATTTTATCTTAAAGCACTATAAAATAGACATAAACGAAAGAACTCTGGGAAGATATATGAATGCCTTAGGTTTATTTTGCAATATCAGAAAAAGAAAAAAACTAAAAGAAGTAAAGAATACATCTGTCATAAAAGAAAACATTGTTAATAGAGATTATAATGATGTAGATAACAGAAATATATATGCTACTGATGTAACATATCTTCCAGCGACAAAAGATGCAATAAACAATAATGTTTATCTTT from Mycoplasmopsis gallopavonis encodes the following:
- a CDS encoding IS3 family transposase, whose protein sequence is MLIFYIFKGEKMGKHFTEEQEKEIYNTFFQLGKKDAIELMYKYGAKAKDKYVKARLRRILKHYNFNMNKKPRKPGTGRSRKAKEQDINWDIFTREDLIEIAKRYREITKDKFKTEKVQEASHINMASYKLAILLYLCRQTISKHKRNNFAPRIKSRKIKYQDLIIDSFKQNRSKYGRQKLKYFILKHYKIDINERTLGRYMNALGLFCNIRKRKKLKEVKNTSVIKENIVNRDYNDVDNRNIYATDVTYLPATKDAINNNVYLSVVIKHKTKEIISFSLSKFNDSKLIYKTFENVDFEKSFILHSDHCSTYTSDDFSRFIQNKGGIISLSKVGNSLDNRVVEYWFSNLKTELIRDLNIKAVTLSELEKVISNYVHWYNKFRIQSCLNWKTPYEYSMGLSNLINC